The Microcystis aeruginosa NIES-843 sequence GACGTTCTCCTTGTAACTGCCCTCGATTCCACATTCTCCAAGCAGTGTCATAACTGATCCCTTTTTTCTTAGCATAATCTGATAGTTTCATGTGAACTGCAACGTAAACTTGTACTAACCATATTAGCAGTTGTTTGCAGTCATTTGCATATATTTTTTACAAAACTTTACAATACCACAGAACTCCTTCCCGGTACACCTAACTATCAATTATATCGCTCCCTGCGGTCCCACACCCTCCTCTATCCCACTTCCATCAGTTAAACACCCCCTCAATTTGGGCATAATTACCGCATTTCCACAGCCAAAAGTCTATTGGTCTGTCAATCTTGAAATTGTGGATAGGGGAATGCTGCCAAATTATTCGCCCCCAATCCCTCAAAATCACCTTGACAGACCAATAGAATCGCCCTTAATTTTTGTGGATTACCAGTCCCTAACTATATTCTTCTCCGACACTGAGATTAAAGAGCATTTGCAGGGACTGTAAACAGCGCTTACGCGCTTCGATATCCTGTTGGGCGCGCAGTTGTACCATGGGTTCGTGAAGGATTTTATTGACGATACCGCGGGTCATTGCTTCGATAACTTCTTGGTGTTTTTCGGCGAATTCCGTCCCCAGACGGGAGAGGGCCTTTTCTAATTCCTGTTCGCGAATATCTTCAATTTTGCTTCTTAAACAGCTAATTGTCGGGACAGTGTCCAAAGAACGCCACCAAAGCTCGAAAGCTTCCACTTCCTGCTCTAGGAGTGCCTCTGCTTCCCTGGCCATCTGACGGCGACTTTCCTGATTGGCGGCAACCACCGCTTTGAGATCATCGACGTTAAAAGCTTGCACTTGTGCCAATTCCTTCACGTCGGTATGGACGTTGCGGGGAACAGAAATATCGATTAACATCAGCGAGTTAGCAGTAATCGTCACTTCTGTCAATAAAGTTTTAGTTAAAATTGGTTCCGTGGCTCCGGTACTGGTAAAGACGATATCCGATGCCGCTACGGTAGTCATCATCTCTTCTAAGCCATATAGTTGCAGCGGTAGGTGAGGAAATTCACGGGCCAACTCCTGGGCCCGTCTTTGGGAGCGATTGATGATCGCAATTTGCTGAGAACCCTTAGCCAGAAGGTGAGTAACTAATAATCGGGACATTTTCCCTGCCCCGATAATAGCGATTTTCTTGCTGCTGAGGTCTGTCACCTTAGCATGGGCTAACTCCACCGCTGCCGAACTGATCGATACGGCTCCCGTGCCGATGCTGGTTTCCGTGCGGACGCGTTTACCGGCAGTCATCGCTTGTTTAAACAGGCGATCGAGTAACTGGCTAATAGTATTGTACTTCTGGGCTAATTTATGGGTATTTTTAACTTGAGCGAGAATTTGCCCTTCACCGAGGACAAGACTTTCTAAACCAGCCGACACCCGCAGCAGATGACGGACAGCATCCTGATGCAGCAGGGTAAACAGGTAACGACGCAGGACATTAAGGGGAATATGCCCGATTTCAGCGAGAAACTGGGTAATTTCCACCACGCCCTTTTCCGTATCCGTAACCACGGCGTAGATCTCCAAACGGTTACAGGTGCTGATAATCGCCACCTCTTGGATGTGGGGATAACCCTTGAGGTGGGTAAGGGCGGACTCGATTTTCGCTTCCGGGATACTCAATTTTTCGCGAATTTCCACAGGGGCTGTCTTGTGACTCAAGCCCACTACAGCAATATTCATTTATGTTCTCCTACAAATGTTGCTCAGGCTACAAAA is a genomic window containing:
- a CDS encoding glutamyl-tRNA reductase, yielding MNIAVVGLSHKTAPVEIREKLSIPEAKIESALTHLKGYPHIQEVAIISTCNRLEIYAVVTDTEKGVVEITQFLAEIGHIPLNVLRRYLFTLLHQDAVRHLLRVSAGLESLVLGEGQILAQVKNTHKLAQKYNTISQLLDRLFKQAMTAGKRVRTETSIGTGAVSISSAAVELAHAKVTDLSSKKIAIIGAGKMSRLLVTHLLAKGSQQIAIINRSQRRAQELAREFPHLPLQLYGLEEMMTTVAASDIVFTSTGATEPILTKTLLTEVTITANSLMLIDISVPRNVHTDVKELAQVQAFNVDDLKAVVAANQESRRQMAREAEALLEQEVEAFELWWRSLDTVPTISCLRSKIEDIREQELEKALSRLGTEFAEKHQEVIEAMTRGIVNKILHEPMVQLRAQQDIEARKRCLQSLQMLFNLSVGEEYS